The Vigna unguiculata cultivar IT97K-499-35 chromosome 1, ASM411807v1, whole genome shotgun sequence nucleotide sequence TCATGTATACCATAAAATGTTGAAGGCTTATgtctttaaaatgaaatatacttATTATCTATCTAAGCAAAAGCATATCAGAAAAAGTATACACATTTTTATCTATTGAAACAAAAAGCTTATTAAATACGTTTTTATCTATTCAAGCAAAAACCTTATTAAGTGAATTGTACACACTtgcatttgttaaaaaaataagtttaccAAATGAGATATACACACTTGCATTTCTTCAAGTAAAAGCatattagacaaaaaaaaataataataatacactttTGTCTGTTAGTCTAAACATGACACGAGACATTATTCTTAGAAAACTCTGTTTTTACTTTTGTTGTTTTAGCAcataatcaaaactaaattaaatggCATATTGAACTTTTTtctaacaattataatataggAAGTTGAGGTTGGATTACTAATAGCAATTTTTATTAGTCATGTGTCCATATCTGTTGAGAGATTTTGGATCATTATTTGCATCTTGGATTTCACTGTTCTGGAAAGAATGAAGGTACAaatttcagtaaaaaaaaagaagaggtaTTTATATCAAGGAAAGGGGTTTGTTGAGAAAGTTTGGTGGAACCTACCCTACATATCACCTtcaatttagaaaagaaatggCTTGAAAGTCAAATGACCAAGTTACAATATCTGTTTAATCCTTTATgggtatttttaaaatattaatgtatatatttttactatgtTATTAgtgtatatatttaattaattataatgtatTAATTAGTATTTATCCACACATGCACTTAATGAATATTCATTAATGCatctatttaataaatattaattaatgcatctatttaataaatattaactaatgcatctatttaataaatattatacacaaaaaacattaatatatttaaatagtagtaaaacatgtatttaattaatataattaataagtgATAAAGAGTTTTTACTTGTAGTATTTgtaactatatataaaaagagATATACCTTTTTTATATCTTCtttttgctttttaattttacatttttaattactattttttaaatttaaatatctacttataataaaaaaatatttttagtttaattgttttggaaataatttttaatttaaataattacttattataaaataattatttactattttgtcattttaataaatattttttaaaatttaaataattaattataatattatttacacaatattacctttaatattttttattttaatatttattttatctataacaaaatttataactatacattttttatttttttattttactttttatattattattttaaaatttaaataatttataaatatttataaaatatatagcCGTGACAGcgtatgtgtttattttattaaagtatatTTGGGAGTTATTTTATTGAAGTACAAAACCTTAAAAATAATGTACCACATTGaaaccataaaaaattaaattaagatcgTGAGGTTATTAATATGTAAATTGAAAATATTGGGTATCAGACTTGTGCCCACACAATAATTTCTCTAAACTCTttgatatttattaaatatttaaaacttatttaacttaataatgatagtaataataatgaccagtttaataataacaataactagTGAGAAAAATACGTcatgtttctttgtttttctttaagaaaataaatgaaaaataagaaagaaaatatgcaattaggattgaatttttattttgattgtatcTTGAGTGTTGAGAGAAAGATAGAGAAAATACTTGTACTTATGTAAAAATATGCAATAAAATGACCTTTTTactagtattaataataataataataataataataataaataacaatataatagattaattactaaaaaaatattttcataattttgttaataaatgtTGAAAGTATTtccttactaaaaaaatttaaaatgataatatacatatatatatatatatatatatatatatatatatataaaatggaaatataatttaagcttaaatatatttttatttataaacttgaatataaaattgaaatttatacttattttaaattttgatgcattttaatattaaattttgaaaaaaataaatattgtcctttttaacttaaatagattaaatttttgaatgtgaaattaaaatttattattattttaaattttgatatattttagttatagTAGTGACGTTAACTTTTTTGCGCTTGTTAAAAGTTGTTTTCAATAAACATTGAAATACAAACATGATAAACGATATAAAATCTATTTgtcacataaaataaattaacttaattaagttaaaataattttatttatttattttttaaaatttaagattaaaatacatcaaaatttaagaataaaaaataaattttaattttgcgtcaaattttaaaaattaaaaatatttagcatataatttatgaaataagagttaataatataaatttaaatttgaataacattcgaaattatttaagtttaagaGTTTTacacataaattaataataatcaatatatgtatatttttatgtaaacaACTAAAACAGTTTTGTTCTCTTAATAAATGAATTACATTTACTCTCCTCATTTATTAATGACTGTCATAATGCATGTGGAGGTCcattaaatgataattaataataaaattaatttggtaaTAGATGGTCATTATGGGGGACAACTAATTAATATAAGTGAAATAATAATTTCGAATGAAGAGAAtgataaatgaataataataataatatataagattaaggtttaaaatatatatttagttctATTTTAGTCGTGTCAATTCAAtcatgatatatattttttaatttggttatctttttttaacattatttaaataattaacagtAATGAATTTTGACTATtatgtgtcattttgtgatttttttattttttttaaaatttttttaaattcttttataatttttgaaaaaatgttcaCTGTCACCCTGTTCACGTGTTAGAGAccctattttatatttaatttggtctctatattcgttatttttattttatttttttaaattgaacaattttatttttcatcaaggccaaatttaatttttatataaaaattatatgttattttgtttaaagtttacatttttattaaatattttttattaaaggttataattagtttaaagtTAGAACATAAATTTCAACAATTACCAGTGATCTAAAATTTTTAGAGAttaaatcaaattgaatatagaataataatattttgactactaaatctTGACAACTTTGTCTTACAGCATGAGATGTTTATCTTATAAGTTGTTTtggaatattgagaatgagaaaatgaaaaatgaaaaatcacttaaaaaatgacatctaaaattataaaagaaagttgtcaaaaattagtagtcaaaaaatcatttttcttaaatatacaATATTGTTTCTGACATGTGATATTAGGTTGGTTTGACAAGtagatattttttcaaaaattataatttttttaaattaaaaaatcacaaagtggTATACCATCACAGATTATtaccattaattttatttaaataaccgaattaaaaaaattataacatggtaaaaaatattaaaactaaattaacacagataaaaataaatagtgaccaaattatattttaacaagattaaaaaacaaggaaaagagtggtagaaaagaagagaaaataaaattgaaagaagagtaaatataatttaatgtaatttaatttggGTAGGGTGGTCCGAATGACAGAGGACCTTGAATGGCGCGTCCTGAGTGAGAGTGAGAAAGAGAGGGAAAGGAAAGGAAGGAGGAAGTCTCTCTTATTATGTGTGTCCACATTCATTCATTGCCATTGCTTTCTTCCAACCCCTTCAACCCAGCAACACACTATAAAACCCCATTCACCATCTCATGCAATAACCCACACCACACCCCAAATTCCCCTCAGATTCAGACACCcaatctctctttttttttctggtaCTCACTCACTCTCATTCTCCTCtttcatctttttattttcttgttttttttacaaaacaaatttctcTCTAAATTCTTTCGATCATTTCTCTCCTTGATGGCCCAGAGAAGAGAAGTGGGTGGAATTTTCGGTGTTTCTGAGGAAAGGGTGGGTAGGTTAGAGGAGCATGCaattcaaaatgttttttttagacAAGGGATTGGAGTTTGTGCCCCATGCCAACAATGccttcaattttttcttaagAAAGGGACTGATGGGTGTTGTGCTGGGTCCTCCATATTCGTTGCCTTTCTCATCTAATCAATCATCAAGTTTGTTGCTTGCAGAATTGGCATGCATGAATCAtgtgattataaaataaagtagagGGGCTACATCTAGTTAATTTTATGAATCTTTTTCTGGGACACACTTTTTCCTTTCCTGATTTTTATGTTATGTGGTTTCAGTATTCGCcggttttattaattattaatttgtcaaaaagcctgattatttttcataagattttctctttcaatcgtttatttattcattttcttgtaatttgaatttgaaagcctaatttgattttaaaaaactgACTTGTAAGCTGAAGAGGGGAAAGTTGTTCTCTTCCAACAACAATCGCTTGGATAAGTTGTGATATTATGAAGAGATTTGAACACATTTCTCCGTTTGAAACATAAGAGTGGGTTTTGGATCATATTTTTAGGATTTGGATAGAGCGATAAAATAGTACCTTTTATATCATATGAGGACCCACCATAATTGGCTATACCAGGTCAAGGGGTCACTtgttgtatttaaatttaaaatggtgTCTTTCCCTTTTCAATAGAATCGTGCCCTGACACTCAAGAATAGGAGAGTATCCAAATCCATATTAGAAGGTCTCATGACTCATCCTAGACTTTATGGAAACCTTTCCTATGTACAATGTATGTAGACGCTATTTATGTCAAACAGGTCATACTTCTTTACTGACAATAATAAGTGGAAGTGAGTGATGAGATCACCATTCCACTGTCTGAAATTGATGCATGTTGTCGTGCTTTCAGTCCTGTGCCATGTACTGTACTGCTGCTGTAATGCTTGTCCTGATGAAGCACTTACCAAGTTTCTTGAATACTTGTATTACTATCATGCACTTCTATTCTAAGGCCCTCTCTACTTATGTTATATGATCCTTCAGTAATCTGTGAAATGAAACTGATAGCTTAATATTGATCCGTGGATAAGACTAGGGAACTTGTTTGCAATGGCAACTCTGAGCAATTCAACAAATATCTTTTGGCAAGATTGTCAGATAGGAAGGGCTGAAAGGCAGAAGCTACTTAACCAAAAGGGATGTGTTGTTTGGATTACTGGACTCAGCGGATCAGGTTCATGCTGTTAATTTTATTGGTTTAGTGCTGACATTTTAAAACCTTTTCCAGATATTCAGTTCTTTTTTGGcatgaaaaaaatcatattatttctCCTTGTGATGCTTTTTGCTTTTCGTTGTGTTTTTATTGCTCTTTGAATTTAGGTTTTCTCTTTAACTTGTCCTTATCGGCAGGTAAGTATTATCTGTCACATTGCATGGTAATTACCAAATAAGCTTTCAAGTCCATAttctgttttcatttttaatgcATGTATCTGTTTTACCAAAGAACATACCCACTTCAATCAACTATTCCCTTCACGACATGAAATAAATTGTCTACTTAATTTAATCTCGTGTTTATTAGTTCAACCAGTTGAACTGGTTGTATCCATCAAAGCATATGTGCCGGTGCTTGATATTTCTAAGTAGCTATCATTGACAATTTATGGCTGCCATAGAAGATAGGATATTGAaggtgtgtatatatattatcgGCACATGTTAGTTGTTAATATGCTAGCTTTTGTTAGCGGAGCATTCAAACCCATGACATATCACTCTCTTCCATTCACTTTTACCACCAAACCAACTTTATATCTCCATTGAAggtatatattatttgaattgttttaacATATTCATGTTATAGaataaattagttaattaagTATCAAATACTCGTGCATGCCATGTATATTTTCTGAATACCACTGGGAGAAGTGAATTGTGACCTTTTGGACCAGGAAAATTTTAGACAAACTACAAAGATTGAAAGAAACCTTTAATACATAagttctttactttttttattcttgtaaTAATCCTCTTCCCTGATGGAAATGACTACAATGTGCAGATTGTATACTGTTTATCACCAAAATTTCCCATCTATTCCATCTCATACCTTTCTAATCACATTTAAGATATGCTGTATTCCATTTCTCTTGACTCATTCCTAAATTATAAGTGTGTAGGGTACCGGTAAATAATGTATAGTCTTTGAAATTCCTGAATAAGTGTCTGTAGTGTGCTGTTGACatattgtattaattattttctcaaaCTGTTTAGGAAAAAGCACATTGGCATGTTCCCTAAGCAGAGAACTGTATTCAAGGGGAAAGTTATCTTATGTCCTTGATGGAGATAACCTTCGGCATGGACTAAACAAAGATCTTGGTTTTAAAGCTGAAGAACGCACTGAAAACATTCGCAGAACTGGTGAGCTTGCTTCTGTAAACTAATGCTTTAAGTAAACAGAGTAACGGAAATAGtcagtttaatattttaattatttggttatGTACCAAAGGTAGATATTGGAGTGATATTGGTAGTCTATACcagcatgataaatattacatttttgttATCCCTTTGAGCAATTGATTAGTAACTGTTCATGTCCTTTTTCTatgaaaaaatgtatagttGAACATTGAATCAAAAGGATGGAAGGTCTTATATGATCTTGTGCTTTATAATGGCTTTTTGGTGCCCTGTTTTTCTGATGTTGAAATATGGTAACAAATATCTGTTTACTAAAGTAAATGTTTCAGTAATGTAGGTGGTGTTTGCAACCAGAAGTAGGGATAAAATTGTTCATATAAAGTGGAAGCCTATTACCAGACATATTACCATGACATGCCCAGAACtagtgtgtatgtgtgtgtctatatatatatgaaactaTGATGTTTACATATTACATATCTGATTTAATGATCTTCATATGTCATTTGCTTAGTGAACGGTACTTTGATTGTAGTATTTATGTTAAGTCTAGATGCTTTATTTGAATCTCTGATCCATATTTCTCTACCAACTTTGTTTTACTAATCAGAAAGTTATTTAATTCAGGAGAAGTGGCAAAACTCTTTGCTGATGCTGGTTTGATATGTGTTGCCAGTCTCATATCTCCTTACCGAAGAGATCGAGACACTTGCCGATCCATGTTACCTGATGCGAATTTTATTGAGGCAAGGCACCATTAAGCAATTCTTATCTTTTTATTAGTTGTTCTACACGATATTTAATAGAGGAATGTATTGGCAGGTTTTCATGAACATGCCCCTAGAATTGTGTGAGTCACGAGACCCGAAAGGCCTCTATAAGCTTGCTCGCGCGGGCAAAATCAAAGGTGTGTTTCACTCGCAAAGGCTTTGTCCTACCTTTCTAATATGAGTAAACTGAAGTGAGACATagcaagaaagaaaataaaagaagccCAAAATTAAGCCTGTTCTGCATTTTTAACTTGGTTATATtcaattcaataattatttcaaGGAAGCATTGAACCCCATGCTTTTTTCCTTTACCTGTACAAGATGCTAGAGTCATCACTAGTTTGGCTCATAGATCTTTGTGGTTGAGTGTTTTAGGTTGAGCATATTCAGCTGTTGGCCAAGTTATAGTTTATTAAGGGTAGTTTGTCTGGGTAGCTTTGAGATTTCTCacattaatattgaaaaaatattgcaaACAATTGAACTTTAATTAGTTTGATACTACAATAGGATTTCATGTTTAACTGTTCTGACTACGACATATGGATTCATTCATTGAATTCAGATGAATACTAATGATTTTTTCTCAAACTTTTTGTAATGCAATGAACTTATTTTCCTGGAGAGTGGAAATCATTGtctttatgataaaaattatttaagaaaattaaatttgggaGTGGTTAAAATGGATTTGCTAGGGTGCCTTCTGAAACATCAGTAGTGAGATGATGACTAGTGTGAAAGTACCTGGTGTTTCATTAGTGACTATGACAGTTGGCAATGTTTTTGGACTAATCCTTGGATTCAGATCTGTAATGTAACTCAGATGAAGAAAGTGATTAAATCAAAGCATCTACCTGTCTTGTATACAGTGAGGAATAACTAAACTAATACCTAATTAACTATGTCTCTTAACAGGCTAAGAGAAGATTTTCATAAACTCTCAAGTTAACCACCCTGGATTCAGTTTACCGGGGCTGACATTCATctgaatattataattaaactgCTGAATTACAATATTAAATGTGATTGCAAAGTTCAAGGCCTAATAAATAATGTTGCCAGAATTCAGCATTGTATCTGAATTATCCTAACACTTGCTTGAATTCTACTACATGGTATTTATGAACTAACTGAAATTGCA carries:
- the LOC114184370 gene encoding adenylyl-sulfate kinase 3 isoform X1, with amino-acid sequence MRSPFHCLKLMHVVVLSVLCHVLYCCCNACPDEALTKFLEYLLGNLFAMATLSNSTNIFWQDCQIGRAERQKLLNQKGCVVWITGLSGSGKSTLACSLSRELYSRGKLSYVLDGDNLRHGLNKDLGFKAEERTENIRRTGEVAKLFADAGLICVASLISPYRRDRDTCRSMLPDANFIEVFMNMPLELCESRDPKGLYKLARAGKIKGFTGIDDPYEPPLNCEIEIKQDGGLCPTPTVMAGQVVTYLEKEGFLEH
- the LOC114184370 gene encoding adenylyl-sulfate kinase 3 isoform X2 → MATLSNSTNIFWQDCQIGRAERQKLLNQKGCVVWITGLSGSGKSTLACSLSRELYSRGKLSYVLDGDNLRHGLNKDLGFKAEERTENIRRTGEVAKLFADAGLICVASLISPYRRDRDTCRSMLPDANFIEVFMNMPLELCESRDPKGLYKLARAGKIKGFTGIDDPYEPPLNCEIEIKQDGGLCPTPTVMAGQVVTYLEKEGFLEH